GCGTTGCCCAACTACATCACCGCGATCGGCTACGGCGACGATCCGGCGTCTTTCGCCAGATGGTGGACCGACGCTTCCATCATTCACATCATGGCGAAGGACATACTGAAGTTCCATGCCGTGTACTGGCCGGCCATGCTTCTGGCCGTCGGTGAGCGACCTCCTCAAGGTATGTTCATTCACGGCTACTTCACCGTGAATGGACAGAAGATGAGCAAGAGCTTGCGCAACACGCTCGATCCCCATCGTCTCGTCGATCAATTCGGCGCTGATGGGACGCGGTATTTGTTGCTGACCCCATTTCCGTTTGGGATGGATGGTGACCTCAAGGCCGACGCCTTTGTTCCGCAGTACAACGCCGACCTCGCAAACGACCTTGGAAATCTCGTCTCCAGAGTGATTGCACTCATCGAGAAGCATTTCGGAGGGCGGCAGCCCTGCCCAGTCGGGATCGACTGGGAGAACGGAATCGCATATCGCCTCCAGATGCCGGTGCACAGTTGCACGCATGATTTCGCAATGGCGTTACGGTCCCGCATATGGTCATTCGAGGATGACGGGCCGGATCTCGACCGGGCTATCAGGACGGGGATGGAGCTGGTACGCGAAACGAATCGCTTTGTGGAAGAGCACCAGCCATGGAATCTGGCCAAAATGGGACGCCGCGACGAACTCGCAACCGTCCTGTCAGTCGCCGCGGAGGCAATCCGACGAGTAGCGATCGTTCTGTCGCCCGCCATCCCGAATAAGTCGTTGGAGATTCTCCGCGCACTCGGGTTCGAGAATCCCTCCACCGAGCTGTCGATAGGAGGCCTTTCTCCGGTATTGGACGGCAACGCAAGAGGTCTTTGCCCCGGCCCCTTCCATCTCGACGGGCCGATCTTCCCCCGTTTGGAGAAGCCCGAATCCACCAGAACGGAGCGTATCACCGTGTCGGAATCATCCACTCCAGAGAATGTCATCACCATCGACGAATTCAAGAAGGCGCAACTGCGCACCGCCGAGGTGATCGCCGCCGAACGCGTGGAAGGCGCCAATCGGCTCCTGAAATTGCAGATCGCCATCGGGGAGGAGCGCCGGCAGATTGTCGCCGGGATCGCCGAGCACTACAAACCCGAGGACCTCATCGGCAAAACGATCATCGTTGTCGCCAATCTGCAGCCGGCGACCGTGCGCGGCGTCGCTTCGCAGGGGATGCTCCTGGCAGCATCGAAAGGCAAGACCCTGCGCCTGCTCACCGCCGACGGCCCGCTCGAATCAGGCGCCACGATCAGTTGACATGCCATCTCTCGTAGGGGCGTATTGCCATACGCCCCTACTCCCCGCGCATGATCGACACCCACGCCCATCTCGACTTCCCCGACTTTGCCGATGACCGCGACAACGTGATCGCTCGCGCCCACGCCGCTGGGGTGCACACGATCATCAATATCGCCACCGACTTTGAGTCATGTGAACGGATACTGGCTTTGGCCGAGGCACATGCATCGGTCTGTGCCGTACTGGGGGTGCACCCGCATGACG
The nucleotide sequence above comes from Candidatus Zixiibacteriota bacterium. Encoded proteins:
- the metG gene encoding methionine--tRNA ligase, giving the protein MPDAPRPIFITTPIYYVNDKPHIGHAYTTIVADYLTRALRLLGHEVFFLTGTDEHGAKVAEVARANGMEPKAWCDLHAQHFKDAWKRLDIEYNYFVRTTDQRHEAGVARLLERLHDATDPDGKPVIYEDEYTGLYCLGCEKFITGKELVDGLCPNHLTKPQELRERNYFFRLSAFLPEVQRRISEGSIRVLPEERRNEVLGLFKQGLEDFSISREREKVDWGIPIPWDPTQNAYVWVDALPNYITAIGYGDDPASFARWWTDASIIHIMAKDILKFHAVYWPAMLLAVGERPPQGMFIHGYFTVNGQKMSKSLRNTLDPHRLVDQFGADGTRYLLLTPFPFGMDGDLKADAFVPQYNADLANDLGNLVSRVIALIEKHFGGRQPCPVGIDWENGIAYRLQMPVHSCTHDFAMALRSRIWSFEDDGPDLDRAIRTGMELVRETNRFVEEHQPWNLAKMGRRDELATVLSVAAEAIRRVAIVLSPAIPNKSLEILRALGFENPSTELSIGGLSPVLDGNARGLCPGPFHLDGPIFPRLEKPESTRTERITVSESSTPENVITIDEFKKAQLRTAEVIAAERVEGANRLLKLQIAIGEERRQIVAGIAEHYKPEDLIGKTIIVVANLQPATVRGVASQGMLLAASKGKTLRLLTADGPLESGATIS